The window GATAATCGTCACCAGGCAACATATCTGTGGTGAAAATATCCGGCTTGCCGTCGTTATTGATATCCTGAATATCTGCACCCATTGATGATAAACTGATGTGCTGCATACGTTGCTCCAGTTCATCTTTGAACGTGCCGTTTTGTTGATTGATGTAGAGATAATCTTTTTCAAAAAAATCATTAGATACATAAATATCCGGCCAGCCATCTGCATTCACATCACCGATAGTGACGCCTAAACCAAAACTGATAATACTTCCATAAATGCCGGCTTCATGCGTTACTTCTTTAAAACGACCATTATCATTACGATAGAGATGATCCCCGCCACCGCGCAGAAACTCAGCTACATTGGCCTTTTCAGCTGGTATTTGCCGGGTATTTCCATAATTAAGCGTGTTCACGGGAATAGGACTGTTATTCGCTATAAAGCAATCCAAATCGCCATCCATGTCATAATCAAAAAAGGATGCATGTGTAGTATAGCCACTATCGTCCAAACCATAAGCAGCAGCACTATCTGTAAACGTGAGATTATGATTATTGATGAATAATTGATTCTTGCGCAAAGCAGGCTCCATCATATTACCAGCATTACACACATAGATATCTAACCAGCCATCGTTGTTGATATCAACAAAAACCACACCTGTACTCCATTGTGGTTTATCACCAAATCCCGCTTGCTGCGAAACATCTTCAAACTGTAGGTTACCCTTATTGAGGTATAACTTATTAGCCCCTTGATTGGCTGTAAAAAAAACTTCCGGCAGCCCATCATTGTTTAAATCACCGGTTGCTACTCCTCCACCATTATAAAAATTTCTGTACTTGAATACATTGAACTCTTTGGTTTCCTTCAAGGTATTCGTGAAACGGATATTTGAATTGGTAACCAGTGTAAAACGAGCATCTTTTCGCCGCTGTTCTTTACAAGCAAACAGTCCAACAAGCAATAAGGCAAACAAAAAAAATCTGCACTGCATCATTCGCTAAAAATAAGCATTCAGTGTTTGTAGATAAAATGAAATCAATCGAACATAAGTTAAAAAAGGCTGCCTTGAGGGCAGCCTTTTTACTGAATATGAGAGAAACTTAGTAACCGAAGTTTTGCTTCAGGTTAGGGTTAGACGACAGAGAGATGGTTGGGATTGGATATACCACTTTATAACCATCAGACTTGTTTGGTCTTTCTTGAACAGGATTGTTGAATGCACCGAAACGAATCATGTCATTTCTTCTCCAACCTTCAATGTACAGTTCACGACCTCTTTCAGCTAACAACGTAGTCAGTGTTACTGCAGACAACGCAGAAGCTTTTCTTGAAGTACGCACTGCATTCACCAAGCTCAAAGCAGTCTGACCGCCGGTAGCTGTACCACCACGCAGGATAGCTTCAGCTTTCATCAGCATTACATCTGCTAAACGGAAGAAGGTGAATTCGTTTGAGCTACCCCAACCACCATCGTTGATAGAGTTAGGATCCAACAGGAATTTATTTACACGGATACCACTTGCTTCACCATTGAAGAAGATACTTGCATTACGTGTAAAGACCAGCGGGTTACCAGAACGATCGTAAAGAGGACCTACAGGATCACCTACAGAACCAGGCTGCTTATTGTTAGATCTGCTAACAGGACCGTAAGCCTGACCAACAAGGAAACCTGCAGTAGAACCTACACGATTGGTAAAGCCAGCAACGGTATCGCGCTTACGCTGATCACCATCTTCGAAGCTATCGTAGAAATCAGACAGTGTAGTGAAACCATTCCAGCCAGAAGGACGCTGGTTATAGTGCCAACCCATACAAGTTGCCCATACCATATTGGTACCGTTACCTGCTCTTGAATCACCGCCATTCTTACGGATGAAGATATTCTCTGTAGAAGCGGTACCATTATCCCACTTGAAGTTATCCCAGTAGTAAGTATCCAACTGCAACAGTGAATTCGCCATGATATTATCGCAGTACTGAATCACTTTATTCATATCAGCAGAGCTGAATGTATAAGGTCCTTCAGGTTTAGTAGGATCTTGCTTATAAACACCTTTGTTCAAATAAGCTTTAGCCAGCAATGCCCAAGCAGCTTCCTTAGTAGCCTGTGCTCTGTTTGTACCATTGAATGCAGGCAGTGTAGTAACAGCAGTTTCAACTTCAGTGATAATACTGTCAATCACATTTGCTCTTGAAATTACAGATGGAATTGCTGCTGCTGGTGAGCTTGCAGGACGGCTTTGAACCTGACCATACAGATCACATACGAGGAAACGGAAGAAACCACGCAGGAACTGACCCTCAGCCTTGGTAAGACCAGTAGCAGTTTCAGCAACGAGTGTTGTTTGGAACAATGCACCATTCAAGCCATTCCATACATCGTTAACCTGGTTGTGGTCAGGACCCCAAGTGTGGAGGTGCAGACGACGCCATGTACCGAAGTCATCCCAGTCTGTACCGCGGGTAGGTCCCATCAGTTCATCTGTAGAATGTTCTTGTAATGCCTGATAACCATACTGACCAACCAACTGGTTCAACTGCTCATAAACAGCAGCGATAGATGGAGGTGTTGGCGCACCGCTTGATGTAGCGGGTGCAATAGAGTTAGGGCCGCCCAACTCAGGTTCCAGTTTACTACAGGAGGTTACACCCAGCACACCTGCAGCCAGAACCGGTAGGATATATTTTTTCATATTCGTTTTCATATTATCTAGTTTGTTAGTTCAGAATTAGAAACCGATGTTAGCACCAATAGTGAACACTCTTGGCTTAGGATACTGCGTATAATCGAAACCTCTTGAAGGAATACCGTTGATGTTTTTGTCAACGTTTACTTCAGGATCGATACCGCTGTAGTTGGTGATCAAAGCCAGGTTCTGACCAGATGCGAAAACAGAGAGTGACTTGATCACTTTGCTGTTCTTGATGTCGAACACATAGCTCAGGTTCACGTTCGCCAGACGGATGAAATCACCCTTCTCCAAGAATCGTGTAGAAACTGAACCTGGGTTGAAAGGATTCTCTGGACCCTTACCAACTTCATTGGTTACGTTACGGCCGTTACGCAAGCTACCTTTCAGGAAGAGGGCGTTGGCTGTATTATTATATACGTAGAAACCTGTTACTGCGTTAGCAAAAACGCTCAGATTCCATCTGCCGTAGCTGAAATTATTGGTTAAACCAGCAAAGAAGTTAGGCAATGCTGTACCAACCAATTGGTTAGCAGCACCTTTTGCATAACGTGCGTTACCGTTACCATCGAAGCCTTGGAACACAGGCATAGACCAAGTAAAGATTGGGTTGCCATTGGTCAGTGTCTGGGCAAATGCACCAGTCAGACCCTGTCCGCTTACAGCACCAGTATTAATTGGTGTTGGTAAACCTTCGATATTGTTGTTTACGGTAGTCATGTTGTAGTTAACATCCCACTTGAATTTCTTACCATCAACGATCTTGTAGTTAACACTTACTTCCCAACCTTTGTTGATTACCTTACCATCTAAGTTGATCCACCAGAAAGCTGTTGGTG is drawn from Chitinophagales bacterium and contains these coding sequences:
- a CDS encoding RagB/SusD family nutrient uptake outer membrane protein — its product is MKTNMKKYILPVLAAGVLGVTSCSKLEPELGGPNSIAPATSSGAPTPPSIAAVYEQLNQLVGQYGYQALQEHSTDELMGPTRGTDWDDFGTWRRLHLHTWGPDHNQVNDVWNGLNGALFQTTLVAETATGLTKAEGQFLRGFFRFLVCDLYGQVQSRPASSPAAAIPSVISRANVIDSIITEVETAVTTLPAFNGTNRAQATKEAAWALLAKAYLNKGVYKQDPTKPEGPYTFSSADMNKVIQYCDNIMANSLLQLDTYYWDNFKWDNGTASTENIFIRKNGGDSRAGNGTNMVWATCMGWHYNQRPSGWNGFTTLSDFYDSFEDGDQRKRDTVAGFTNRVGSTAGFLVGQAYGPVSRSNNKQPGSVGDPVGPLYDRSGNPLVFTRNASIFFNGEASGIRVNKFLLDPNSINDGGWGSSNEFTFFRLADVMLMKAEAILRGGTATGGQTALSLVNAVRTSRKASALSAVTLTTLLAERGRELYIEGWRRNDMIRFGAFNNPVQERPNKSDGYKVVYPIPTISLSSNPNLKQNFGY